TTCCCCGCAGTTTTTCAAAATCATCACCTTCGTAATAATGAGGATCATCGATACCTGAGATAAACAATTTCCCGCCATTTTTCTCGAAGATAACCGTTTCGTTCATAAGCATTGGAAGCCCCATTTCTTCTAAGGCAGGCACTAGTTCGATGGGATCATGATTTCCCAGGATCCCATAAACGGGTTGTTTCATAGCTCCGCAAATATGCTCCATGTATTTTAAGCAGTCGGTAATGCTTCCTTTGGTATCGTCTCGATAATCACCTGTTACCACGGCGACATCATAGCTTACACCTTCCAAAAGTTTCACAATGACCGGCGTCAATTCCGGCTCAAGATCGAGATGCAAATCCGAAATTTGCAGTAATTTTAATCCATCTAATTCCGGCGGTAAGTTATCAAAAAAAATCTCATTGGTGACTATTCGCACATCGAGAAAATGACGTCGGCCTTTGTCGTACAATCCTGTTATTCTAAGACAAAATCGGACGATTTCGAAAAAGAAAGGTATCCTGTCCGGATTAAACAAATTCTTCCCCTGGAATACCTGCTTGCTTTCTTGCTGTGCTTGTTTAGCCATGCGACGTTTTAAAGCGTCTTCACCAATGCGTTCGCTCAGGTCTTTAAAAATGGTGTTTTGGTCTTCTGCAATTGGGTTAGTCAAGTCGCCTCCGGTCATGATTTAGGCTTGTTATGGATCTGCCTTTTTTCGAAAACAACTTCTAAATGTTTATACTGGCCAAGACAGACATTTAGTGAAGAGTCTGGTCCTCACTTTTTAAACTGTTATGTCCGAAAATTTACAGGATTCCTTTGATCCGGTGGAAGATGCTATTGCTGCCATTGCGGCTGGCAAAATAGTTATTGTTACCGACGATGAGGATCGCGAAAACGAAGGAGATCTCATCTTCGCCGCCGAGAAGGCGACTCCTGAGTTGGTAAACATGATGATTCGTTACTGCAGTGGCGTCGTTTGTGTCCCGTGTTCCGAACCTCAACTCAGGCGTCTGGGGATTAATCCCATGGTTCCTTACAACCGTGAATCCTACCGTACCGACTACACCGTTTCGGTGGATGCGGCCGAGGGGATTACAACCGGAATAAGTGCCTTCGACCGGGCTGAAACGATTCGATTGTTGGCAAGTGGTCAAAGTACTTCAAATGACTTTGTGCAACCAGGACATGTATTTCCACTGAGGTCTCGTCCAGGCGGCGTGTTGGAGCGTAGTGGTCATACCGAAGCTGCCGTAGACCTGGCGGCTCTTGCTGGCTTGTTTCCTGCGGGTGTCCTTTGTGAAGTGGTCAATGAGGACGGGACTATGGCCCGACTCCCCGATTTGGTGAAGTTTAAGAAGCGTTTTAATATGCCCCTGATATCCATCGCTTCCTTGATCGAGTATCGTCATCAGCGGGACAAGTTGGTGGAGAAGGTAGCCGAGCGACCATTCAAGTCTGAATTCGGCGAGTTCAATTTAGTGGTCTACCGCAGTCTGGTGGATCAGCGGCACCATATGGCGTTTGTAAAAGGAACCATCTCAAGGAATCCAACTTTAGTGCGTGTTCAAAGCGAGAATCTACTCGATGATGTCTTTCGTGAAGAAGGCGGCGATGGATTGAAGAATCTATCCGCTTCTTTTAAACGACTTTCAGAAGAGGAAAGCGGAGTGCTTCTTTACATGGAACAACCCCATGGAGGAATGGATTTCAAACAAGGCAAATTGGGATCTTCGCGAATGGGATTCCGCGATTTTGGAATTGGTGCTCAAATCCTGGTAGCGCTTGGTTTAAAAAAGATTCGATTGTTGTCCAGTACGACACGCAAAGTTGTAGCCCTCGAAGGTTACAATCTTGAAATTGTTGAGCAAGTGCCACTGACCTAAACGCGTTTTAACTTCTTTGAATTGATGAGCACTTATAAACCTGATTACGATCCTATCGATGGAAGTCCATTTTCCTTTGGCGTAGTTTGCTCGCGCTTTAATCCTGAGGCCGTAGAGGCATTATTGGAAAATACGCTAAAGAAACTCCGGGAATCCGGCGTACGAGAAGAGAATATAAGCGTGATGCGTGTTCCGGGATCGAACGAAGTCCCCTGGGGTATTCAAGTTCTCGCCGGGACGGGTGAATTCGACTGCTGTATTGCGCTTGGAGTTCTCCTTCGAGGTGGAACGGTCCACTTTGAAGTGGTTGCCCAGAGCGCATCCGATGCTCTGCAGATGATTACGTTAAACGAATTGATACCTGTAATTAATGGTATTGTCGTTGCTGATACACCGGAGCAAGCTATTGAACGAACCCAAGGAGAAATCAATCGTGGCCTTGAATTTGGCGAGGCCGCTCTCGAGATGGCCAAGTTGAAAAATCACTATATTTCCGCAGATGAGCAAGACGCCTAGAAGACGCGAAAACAGAATTGCTGCTTTGCAGTTCCTCTATGCGTGTAGCTTGAATCCGCCGGATGATTTGGTGGATCAATTGTCCTTATTTTTTTCCGGCAAAGACCGGGAGCGTGATTATTATGCTTTCTCCGAGGAGTTGATTCATGGCGTCCTCGAGAATCTTGATGAGGTGGACGAGGTAATTAAAACTTATGCGGAAAACTGGGATTTTGACCGGATAGCTAAAATGGATCTTTCCATACTCCGGTTAGCAATCTTCGAGCTACAAAAGCGATTGGACATTCCGCCCATAGTTTCGATCAATGAGGCGATAGAACTGAGCAAAGAGTTTTCAGGCCCGGACTCAAAACGTTTCATCAACGGCATTTTGGACAAAATGAAGAGCACCATTCAACGCCCTTTGAGAGAAGCGACAGAACTGTAATCGAGTAGTTTTCGCATGTTTGGACTTTTTAAGAAATTCAAGTCGGGCTTTGCCCGGACCACCCAATCTTTATTTGGCGCTGTTGGAGGTATCTTCGGCAGGAAAAAGCTCGATCCTGATTCTATCGATGCTTTGGAGGAGGCTCTTTACGGTGCTGATTTTGGAGTAGAGACAACTGAAGAAATCATTCAGGAAATCCAATCGACTTTCAAATCAGACAAAGAGCTGAGAGGTCTGGATGCGGCTGAGATAGGTGCTCGCGTGCTTCGACGAGTTTTAGAAGGTGCGGAAGGCACGTTTGCAGACGAAACTCCACTCCGTGAAGTTATCATGCTTCTGGGAGTCAATGGTTCCGGTAAAACCACCACCACCGCAAAGTTGGGCCATCTCTACAAAGGAGACGGTCGGTCTGTTTTGTTGGCGGCCTGCGACACGTTTAGAGCAGCTGCAAACGAGCAGATCAAGTCCTGGTCCGATCGTTTGGAAATCGATTTGATCTCAAGTAAGCACGGAGCTGATGCAGCGTCGGTCGCTTTTGACGCCTATCAGGCCGCAGAAAGTCGTAACCATGATCTGGTGATTCTAGATACGGCCGGCCGTTTGCATAATAAGAGCCACCTGATGGGTGAGTTGGAAAAAATAATCCGAGTGTTAAAAAAGAAAGATGAATCGGCTCCTCATCACCGCTGGCTCGTTGTTGATGGTAGCCTGGGTTCCAATTCAATAGAGCAAGCAAGGACATTCCATAAAGCTATCAACCTGACAGGTCTTATCATAACCAAGCTCGATGGAACGAGTCGTGGGGGCGCTTTGGTCGGTATTTACCGTGAACTAAAAATCCCCATTTACTTCGTTGGTTTAGGCGAACAACCCGATGACCTGCAACCTTTCACGATTGATAATTATGTCTCAGCGGTTTTTGGTCTACAGGAGGATGAGACTGAATGAGCTGGCATGAAACATCTGTAGACGTCGAATTAGGCGACCGAAGCTACACCATTTGGATTGGTGCAGAGGCAGGGGCGGGTGTTTTGGAAAGAGCCTCGACCTTGACCGAAAACAAACGGAAATGCGCCTTTGTCGTTGATTCAGGTTTTGGTGAAATGCAACCGACTTTCCTTGCAAGTATGAAATTGCTTGGTCCTGTCCTCCTTTTGGAAGCCGGGGAAACCACGAAGAGCATTTCGCAGCTGGCTCGTATTTATGATTTTCTTGCCGACCATAAACTGGATCGTTCGTCCTGCCTTTTTGCTGTTGGCGGTGGAGTGATTGGTGATCTCGCAGGATTTGCGGCGGCTAGTTATCTGCGTGGAATCGATTTTTACCAAGTGCCCACAACCCTACTTTCCATGGTGGACAGTTCAGTGGGAGGTAAGACCGGAATTAATATAAATGCTGGCAAAAATCTTGTGGGTGCATTTTTCCAGCCTCAAGGTGTTTACTCTAGCACTGGCTTCCTAACTACACTTCCCAAGCGTGACTTTAATTCAGGCATGGCAGAGATCATCAAGCACGGAATGCTTTATGACCTGTCGTTGTTCGAAAGACTGGAACAACTGGATGTGTTGCACGCTGAACATCCGGAGCTTCCCGATATTATTC
The nucleotide sequence above comes from Verrucomicrobiota bacterium. Encoded proteins:
- the ribH gene encoding 6,7-dimethyl-8-ribityllumazine synthase — protein: MSTYKPDYDPIDGSPFSFGVVCSRFNPEAVEALLENTLKKLRESGVREENISVMRVPGSNEVPWGIQVLAGTGEFDCCIALGVLLRGGTVHFEVVAQSASDALQMITLNELIPVINGIVVADTPEQAIERTQGEINRGLEFGEAALEMAKLKNHYISADEQDA
- the ftsY gene encoding signal recognition particle-docking protein FtsY → MFGLFKKFKSGFARTTQSLFGAVGGIFGRKKLDPDSIDALEEALYGADFGVETTEEIIQEIQSTFKSDKELRGLDAAEIGARVLRRVLEGAEGTFADETPLREVIMLLGVNGSGKTTTTAKLGHLYKGDGRSVLLAACDTFRAAANEQIKSWSDRLEIDLISSKHGADAASVAFDAYQAAESRNHDLVILDTAGRLHNKSHLMGELEKIIRVLKKKDESAPHHRWLVVDGSLGSNSIEQARTFHKAINLTGLIITKLDGTSRGGALVGIYRELKIPIYFVGLGEQPDDLQPFTIDNYVSAVFGLQEDETE
- the ribB gene encoding 3,4-dihydroxy-2-butanone-4-phosphate synthase, giving the protein MSENLQDSFDPVEDAIAAIAAGKIVIVTDDEDRENEGDLIFAAEKATPELVNMMIRYCSGVVCVPCSEPQLRRLGINPMVPYNRESYRTDYTVSVDAAEGITTGISAFDRAETIRLLASGQSTSNDFVQPGHVFPLRSRPGGVLERSGHTEAAVDLAALAGLFPAGVLCEVVNEDGTMARLPDLVKFKKRFNMPLISIASLIEYRHQRDKLVEKVAERPFKSEFGEFNLVVYRSLVDQRHHMAFVKGTISRNPTLVRVQSENLLDDVFREEGGDGLKNLSASFKRLSEEESGVLLYMEQPHGGMDFKQGKLGSSRMGFRDFGIGAQILVALGLKKIRLLSSTTRKVVALEGYNLEIVEQVPLT
- a CDS encoding metallophosphoesterase — its product is MTGGDLTNPIAEDQNTIFKDLSERIGEDALKRRMAKQAQQESKQVFQGKNLFNPDRIPFFFEIVRFCLRITGLYDKGRRHFLDVRIVTNEIFFDNLPPELDGLKLLQISDLHLDLEPELTPVIVKLLEGVSYDVAVVTGDYRDDTKGSITDCLKYMEHICGAMKQPVYGILGNHDPIELVPALEEMGLPMLMNETVIFEKNGGKLFISGIDDPHYYEGDDFEKLRGTVPEGAFSILLSHAPETHIQAAELGYDFVLAGHTHGGQICLPGGIIVIHNGDCPSYMLAGNWRYKSLKGYTSRGSGGCRLPIRFFCPPEITVHILRKTK
- the nusB gene encoding transcription antitermination factor NusB, translated to MSKTPRRRENRIAALQFLYACSLNPPDDLVDQLSLFFSGKDRERDYYAFSEELIHGVLENLDEVDEVIKTYAENWDFDRIAKMDLSILRLAIFELQKRLDIPPIVSINEAIELSKEFSGPDSKRFINGILDKMKSTIQRPLREATEL
- the aroB gene encoding 3-dehydroquinate synthase, with amino-acid sequence MSWHETSVDVELGDRSYTIWIGAEAGAGVLERASTLTENKRKCAFVVDSGFGEMQPTFLASMKLLGPVLLLEAGETTKSISQLARIYDFLADHKLDRSSCLFAVGGGVIGDLAGFAAASYLRGIDFYQVPTTLLSMVDSSVGGKTGININAGKNLVGAFFQPQGVYSSTGFLTTLPKRDFNSGMAEIIKHGMLYDLSLFERLEQLDVLHAEHPELPDIIRRNCEIKAAVVQADEKEQASSEGRALLNLGHTFGHAIENVSGYGEYMHGEAIAIGLVMAGELSLRLGNLSQQDVERIQTLISRYSLPTKLEAPLAVNDLLAAMLRDKKVDRGTLRFVGMKSIGQAYTIPEVETELVVEILLKYGAAE